One genomic window of Lepeophtheirus salmonis chromosome 5, UVic_Lsal_1.4, whole genome shotgun sequence includes the following:
- the LOC139905437 gene encoding zinc finger MYM-type protein 1-like produces the protein MGTVQILYNFIEGSPKRSAIYKSVKITSKDEEHAKVMTLKNQSATRWSLCYDAVHAVSLGMVIVTSLLNSIFSHEFVFGIELLKTLLRHTSSLSDELQGRKVDLTKARKHVKLVIRTLEDVKNEKIFESIWKLAELKSSEMKSVFDQEDSIDLGFKEAKIPRRIKWKGTTESYFGETHFDVAINKIVLELESRFAIDDTNITMDLIAIVNDSEVETCVIEHVAKHYRLELEQLQSDHAIFQQFKADIDIEDMVSSQIAAELISSGVFRLMPELYKVIVILASMPISSCEAERSFSCLRRLKNHMRTTMDQERLSSLTLLNMDRVMVDKVFHEDMGSLIDTFASRKERKNFFF, from the exons atggggacagtacaaattttatacaacttcattgaagggtcaccaaagaggtcagcaatctacaagtcggtgaagataacaagtaaagatgaggagcatgccaaggtgatgaccctgaagaaccagtctgctacccgctggagtctctgctacgatgctgtacacgctgtatctctagggatggtcattgtcacttctctgctcaacagcatctttagtcacgaatttgttttcggcattgaactgttgaagacactcctcagacacacatctagcttgtcagatgaacttcaaggcagaaaggttgacctaacaaaggcccggaaacacgtcaaactagtgattaggactcttgaagatgttaagaatgagaaaatctttgaatcaatctggaaacttgctgagttgaagtcgtctgagatgaaatcagtatttgaccaggaggactcaattgatttgggattcaaggaggcgaagattccaaggagaataaagtggaaaggaacaactgaatcctacttcggtgaaacacatttcgatgttgcaatcaataagattgtattagagcttgagagcagatttgccattGACGATACAAACAtaacaatggatctcattgcaatcgtcaatgacagtgaagtggagacttGTGTCATTGAGcatgtcgccaagcactacagacttgaactcgagcagctccagtcagaccatgcaatcttccagcaattcaag gcagatattgacatagaagacatggtttcgtcacaaattgctgcggagttaataagctcgggagtgttccgcctgatgccggagctatacaaggtgatcgttatcctggcttcaatgcccatcagcagctgtgaggcggagcggtcattctcctgtctcagaaggctcaagaaccacatgaggaccaccatggaccaggagaggctctcctccctcaccctcttgaacatggacagggtgatggtggacaaggtgttccatgaagacatgggcagtttgattgacacctttgcgtcaaggaaagagaggaaaaacttcttcttctaa